The following coding sequences lie in one Flavobacterium sp. 20NA77.7 genomic window:
- a CDS encoding DUF7149 domain-containing protein yields MLIQPRKALNKAFLKIKPNRSGIELFKQNLMLLLDSIKEKESEEFHKNLISDFLKNTYYSPNHFINTKGRNDLVIHIGKEAKSNVGVIIEAKSPSNKAEMPTQKNINSKALQEMVLYFLRERITHKNLEVKHVVATNVNEWFIFDAQLFDKLFAQNKNLVKQFQDFEEGKLSGKNTDFFYKEIAKPYIETVLDKLEYTYFDLASYDKILRNEDKLDDAKLIVLYKLLSPEHLLKLSFANDSNSLDKNFYNELLHLIGLTETKEGGKKLIERPKAGQRNAGSLLENVINQLDSLDKLSRLPNVKQYGDTHEERLFTVGLELCITWVNRILFLKLLEAQLISYHKGDKSYAFLHKGLLHDYDNLNALFFMVLAKKPEERNERVKTLFAKVPYLNSSLFEPTELEHQTLFISGLEDDIQLPIVSGTVLKDANGKKLTGTHKAIDYFFDFLDAYDFASEGSEEIQEDNKTLINASVLGLIFEKINGYKDGSFYTPSFITMYMCKETIRRAVVQKFNETKGWNCEDFDVLYNKIEDTKEANAIINSVKICDPAVGSGHFLVSALNEMIAIKHDLKVLVDREGKRLKEYQVDIVNDELIVTDEDGLPFTYNPKSKESQRVQETLFHEKQTIIENCLFGVDINPNSVKICRLRLWIELLKNAYYKFPSFRGVSEGRGGELETLPNIDINIKCGNSLIARFGLDADLKEALKKSKLKIEDYKRAVDQYRNAESKEQKRDMETLIAEIKTNFRTEINQNGKEIKELQKLKYEFNVKFDSAQLFETQLTKAEQKAKKDLADKIEKIETQLEEIKNNKIYENAFEWRFEFPEVLNDEGDFVGFDVVIGNPPYVYRNADFDGYKNYFKTNFFATSGNFDLYKFFIELSLKIQKPNSFHSFITNSSFLLQNSFSQTREFIISNSEIIQLIPLGPNVFDEATVDSVVYILKKVKSESNLIEIKTPEEPKDIFNSNSKSIEQSRFLKNDGFVFDYLLEGKEYDIIDRLFKNFPLIETKYDFGVGINTGYIKEELTSEIKINEKYHPMVPGTGIPQKYGKVRTTGFIMYDKEFVKSKGKLGRTLPDEKFLSRPKILVVRTRNISMKQRIISTIDYDSCYNLNRLSNIISKENNSLEGLLGVLNSKLFNWIYSVRFLDYEIKPIYLRNSPLCDTNNEDLINKVQEILSLKKDNSAADTSALEREIDFMVYALYGLSEEEIKIVEES; encoded by the coding sequence ATGCTCATACAACCACGCAAGGCCTTAAACAAAGCCTTTCTTAAAATTAAACCCAATCGTTCTGGAATTGAGTTGTTTAAACAGAATTTGATGCTCCTGTTAGACAGTATCAAAGAAAAAGAGTCGGAGGAGTTTCATAAAAACTTGATTTCCGATTTCTTGAAAAACACCTATTATTCTCCCAATCATTTTATCAATACAAAAGGGCGAAACGATTTAGTGATTCATATTGGTAAAGAGGCGAAGAGCAATGTTGGTGTTATAATTGAAGCGAAAAGTCCATCCAATAAGGCTGAAATGCCAACGCAAAAGAACATCAATAGCAAAGCCTTGCAAGAAATGGTGTTGTATTTCTTGCGAGAGCGTATCACTCATAAAAATTTAGAAGTAAAACATGTAGTAGCGACCAATGTTAACGAATGGTTCATTTTTGATGCTCAACTATTTGATAAACTATTTGCTCAAAATAAAAACTTAGTTAAACAATTTCAAGACTTTGAAGAAGGTAAACTTTCTGGAAAGAATACTGATTTTTTCTACAAAGAAATTGCCAAACCTTATATTGAAACTGTACTAGACAAATTAGAATATACGTATTTTGATTTGGCTTCGTATGACAAAATTTTAAGAAATGAAGACAAACTTGATGATGCGAAATTAATTGTCTTATACAAATTACTTTCGCCAGAGCATTTATTAAAATTATCGTTTGCCAATGATAGTAATTCCTTAGATAAAAATTTTTATAACGAATTATTGCATTTAATTGGGTTAACCGAAACCAAAGAAGGAGGGAAGAAGTTAATTGAACGCCCTAAAGCTGGACAGCGAAATGCCGGTTCTTTATTGGAAAACGTGATTAACCAATTGGATAGTTTGGATAAATTATCCCGTTTACCCAATGTAAAACAATATGGCGACACGCACGAAGAACGCTTGTTTACTGTTGGTTTAGAGTTATGCATTACGTGGGTCAATCGTATTTTGTTTTTGAAATTATTAGAGGCTCAATTGATTAGTTATCACAAGGGCGACAAAAGTTATGCGTTTTTACACAAAGGATTACTGCACGATTACGACAATTTGAACGCGTTGTTCTTCATGGTATTAGCCAAGAAACCTGAAGAGCGTAACGAACGCGTAAAAACGTTATTTGCCAAAGTGCCTTATTTGAATAGTTCGTTGTTTGAGCCTACCGAATTAGAACATCAAACCTTGTTTATTTCCGGATTAGAGGATGATATTCAATTGCCTATTGTGAGCGGTACGGTGTTGAAAGATGCCAATGGTAAAAAACTAACGGGTACTCACAAAGCTATTGACTATTTCTTTGACTTTTTAGATGCTTATGATTTTGCGAGTGAAGGCAGCGAAGAAATACAAGAAGACAACAAAACCTTAATCAATGCCTCGGTATTGGGCTTGATTTTTGAAAAGATTAATGGCTATAAAGACGGTTCGTTTTACACGCCAAGTTTCATTACGATGTACATGTGTAAGGAAACCATTCGCCGTGCGGTGGTGCAAAAGTTTAATGAAACCAAAGGGTGGAATTGCGAAGACTTTGATGTGTTATACAACAAGATTGAAGACACCAAAGAGGCCAATGCTATAATTAACAGCGTAAAAATATGCGACCCTGCGGTGGGTTCTGGACACTTTTTGGTTTCGGCGCTGAATGAAATGATTGCTATTAAGCACGATTTAAAAGTATTAGTTGACCGCGAAGGTAAACGCTTGAAAGAATATCAAGTAGATATTGTAAACGATGAGTTAATTGTGACCGATGAAGATGGTTTACCGTTTACTTATAACCCAAAAAGTAAAGAAAGCCAACGGGTACAAGAAACCTTGTTTCATGAAAAGCAAACCATTATTGAAAACTGTTTATTTGGCGTAGATATTAACCCGAACTCCGTTAAAATATGCCGTTTGCGTTTGTGGATTGAACTGCTTAAAAATGCCTATTATAAATTCCCCTCCTTTAGAGGGGTGTCCGAAGGACGGGGTGGTGAGCTTGAAACACTACCCAACATTGACATTAACATAAAATGCGGAAACTCGTTGATTGCTCGTTTTGGATTAGATGCCGATTTGAAAGAAGCCTTAAAGAAAAGCAAGTTAAAAATTGAGGATTACAAAAGAGCCGTTGACCAATACCGCAATGCCGAAAGTAAAGAGCAAAAGCGCGATATGGAAACGCTGATTGCCGAAATAAAAACCAATTTTAGAACCGAAATTAACCAAAACGGCAAAGAGATTAAAGAGTTGCAAAAACTGAAATACGAGTTTAATGTAAAGTTTGACAGTGCCCAACTTTTTGAAACCCAACTTACCAAAGCCGAGCAAAAAGCGAAGAAAGATTTAGCGGATAAAATTGAGAAAATAGAAACCCAACTTGAAGAAATAAAAAACAACAAAATATATGAGAATGCTTTTGAATGGCGCTTTGAGTTTCCTGAAGTATTAAACGATGAAGGCGATTTTGTCGGTTTTGATGTGGTGATTGGGAATCCACCATATGTTTACAGAAATGCGGATTTTGATGGTTACAAAAATTATTTTAAAACTAATTTCTTTGCTACAAGTGGAAATTTTGATTTATACAAATTTTTTATTGAGCTTTCATTAAAAATACAAAAGCCTAATTCATTTCATTCATTCATTACAAATTCTTCCTTTTTGTTACAAAATTCATTTTCACAAACAAGGGAATTTATTATTAGTAATTCTGAAATAATACAATTAATTCCTTTGGGACCAAATGTTTTTGATGAAGCAACTGTTGATTCAGTAGTTTATATTTTAAAGAAAGTTAAATCTGAGAGTAATTTGATTGAAATTAAAACGCCTGAAGAACCTAAAGATATTTTTAATTCAAATTCAAAGTCAATAGAACAATCAAGATTTTTAAAAAATGATGGATTTGTATTTGACTATTTATTGGAAGGTAAAGAATATGATATTATTGATAGACTTTTTAAAAACTTTCCTCTTATTGAAACTAAATATGATTTTGGTGTAGGAATTAATACTGGTTATATTAAAGAAGAACTTACTTCAGAAATTAAAATCAATGAAAAATACCATCCAATGGTTCCAGGTACTGGAATACCTCAAAAATATGGAAAGGTACGAACTACGGGTTTTATAATGTATGATAAAGAATTTGTAAAAAGTAAAGGCAAATTAGGCAGAACCCTACCTGATGAAAAGTTTTTGAGTAGACCAAAAATTTTAGTTGTTAGGACTAGAAATATTTCAATGAAACAAAGAATAATTTCAACTATTGATTATGATAGTTGTTATAATTTAAATAGATTATCTAATATTATTTCTAAAGAAAATAATAGTTTAGAAGGATTATTAGGCGTTTTAAATTCAAAGTTATTTAATTGGATTTATTCAGTTAGATTTCTTGATTATGAAATAAAACCTATCTATTTGAGAAATTCACCTCTTTGTGATACAAATAATGAAGATTTAATTAATAAAGTCCAAGAAATCCTTTCGCTCAAAAAAGACAACTCAGCAGCAGATACTTCAGCTTTAGAACGTGAGATAGATTTTATGGTGTATGCGTTGTATGGGTTGAGTGAGGAGGAAATCAAAATCGTAGAAGAATCGTAA
- a CDS encoding helix-turn-helix domain-containing protein yields the protein MNKLDDANAHEFYESHNVMHLLKISESTLYRYRKQKLIAFIKIGGKYLYPKISIKNMIHKAMNQQ from the coding sequence ATGAACAAACTTGACGATGCAAATGCCCATGAATTTTATGAGAGTCATAATGTAATGCACCTTTTGAAAATATCGGAGAGTACACTCTACCGGTATCGCAAACAAAAATTAATTGCCTTTATAAAAATTGGAGGTAAATATCTTTACCCAAAAATTAGTATCAAAAATATGATCCATAAGGCAATGAATCAGCAATAG
- a CDS encoding KUP/HAK/KT family potassium transporter, with protein sequence MEKNNHSLHKLSAAGLLVTLGIIYGDIGTSPLYVLNAIIGSKAINSDVIKGAISCIFWTLTLQTTIKYVIITLRADNNGEGGIFSLYALIRKTKVKWLLFPAIIGGCTLLADGIITPPISVSSAIEGLKTLNPDIETMPIVIVILTLLFAIQQFGTKFIGKFFGPVMLLWFGMLGFLGVVQMFANLDILSSLNPYYAYKLLSTQGGIVYLGAVFLCTTGAEALYSDLGHCGKDNIRISWIFVKITLILNYLGQGAWLINHEGSTLAEAGITNPFFGIMPTWFVPIGIGIATTAAIVASQALISGSFTLINEAVRLNFWPKVKIKYPTDLKGQLYIPSINWLLWVGCIFIVLYFKEAKYMEAAYGLAIVLTMLMTTTLLNYYMIIKRYNKIFITVIVATYIVIEGAFLYSSLGKFHEGGFITLIIASILFITMLIWFFARKIRNRFVEFVKLEQYLPVLEDLSRDTTVSKYATNLVYLTSADNRYEIEAKIIHSIINNNPKRADIYWFAHVHVVDEPYTMEYRVCEFIHDDVIRVDFRLGFRVAPKINKMFKQVVEDMQARGEIDITSRYTSLHNHHIDGDFRFVLIEKLMSYDNALPFYEKLVLDGYDILKKLGLSEEKAFGLDPGSVVIEQFPMKISETANFDLKRID encoded by the coding sequence ATGGAAAAAAATAACCATTCACTGCATAAACTTTCTGCAGCTGGATTACTAGTTACACTAGGAATTATTTATGGAGATATTGGAACTTCTCCGCTTTATGTTCTCAACGCAATTATTGGTTCTAAAGCAATTAACTCGGATGTTATTAAAGGTGCTATCTCTTGTATCTTTTGGACGTTAACTTTACAAACAACGATTAAATATGTAATTATTACACTTCGTGCCGATAATAACGGTGAGGGAGGTATTTTTTCGTTGTATGCATTAATTAGAAAAACTAAAGTTAAGTGGTTGCTATTTCCTGCAATTATAGGAGGTTGTACACTTTTAGCAGATGGAATTATAACCCCGCCTATTTCAGTTTCTTCTGCAATTGAAGGATTAAAAACATTGAATCCCGATATTGAAACCATGCCTATTGTTATTGTAATTTTGACCTTACTATTTGCTATTCAACAATTTGGGACTAAGTTTATAGGTAAATTTTTCGGCCCAGTTATGTTACTTTGGTTCGGAATGTTAGGTTTTTTAGGTGTGGTTCAAATGTTTGCTAATTTGGATATTTTAAGTTCATTAAATCCTTATTATGCGTACAAACTTTTATCTACACAAGGGGGTATTGTATATTTAGGTGCTGTATTTCTTTGTACAACAGGGGCAGAAGCTTTATATTCGGATTTAGGTCATTGTGGAAAAGATAATATCCGAATCAGTTGGATTTTTGTTAAAATAACATTGATTTTAAATTATTTAGGTCAAGGAGCGTGGTTAATCAATCATGAAGGAAGCACCTTAGCCGAAGCAGGAATTACGAATCCGTTTTTCGGTATTATGCCTACTTGGTTTGTGCCAATAGGTATTGGTATTGCAACTACAGCAGCTATCGTTGCTTCTCAAGCTTTAATTAGTGGTTCGTTTACGTTGATTAATGAAGCCGTTCGATTAAATTTTTGGCCTAAAGTAAAAATTAAATACCCTACAGATTTAAAAGGACAATTGTATATTCCATCAATAAATTGGTTATTATGGGTAGGTTGTATTTTTATTGTATTGTATTTTAAAGAGGCAAAATATATGGAGGCGGCTTACGGTTTAGCAATTGTATTGACGATGTTAATGACTACAACGCTGTTAAATTACTACATGATAATAAAACGTTATAACAAAATTTTTATAACCGTAATTGTAGCCACATATATAGTTATTGAAGGAGCATTTTTATACTCAAGTTTAGGTAAGTTTCACGAAGGTGGTTTTATAACGTTAATAATTGCTAGTATTTTATTTATAACCATGCTAATTTGGTTTTTTGCTAGAAAAATTAGAAATCGTTTTGTTGAATTTGTCAAATTAGAACAATATTTACCCGTATTGGAAGACTTGAGTAGAGATACTACTGTTTCAAAATATGCCACTAATTTGGTGTATTTAACCAGTGCAGATAATAGATATGAAATTGAAGCAAAAATTATACATTCAATAATAAATAATAATCCAAAACGCGCTGATATTTATTGGTTTGCCCATGTTCATGTTGTTGATGAGCCGTATACAATGGAATACAGAGTTTGTGAATTTATTCATGATGATGTTATACGTGTTGATTTTAGACTTGGATTTAGGGTTGCTCCAAAAATTAATAAAATGTTTAAACAAGTTGTTGAAGACATGCAAGCAAGAGGAGAAATTGATATTACCAGCAGATACACTTCATTACACAACCATCACATAGATGGAGATTTCCGATTTGTATTGATTGAAAAATTAATGTCTTATGATAATGCACTTCCGTTCTATGAAAAATTAGTTTTAGATGGCTATGATATTTTGAAAAAATTAGGCTTGTCTGAGGAGAAAGCATTTGGTTTAGACCCAGGATCTGTAGTCATCGAACAATTTCCAATGAAAATATCTGAAACAGCAAATTTTGATTTGAAACGAATAGATTAA
- a CDS encoding DUF6266 family protein codes for MGTYNKGILGAFSGKVGPVVGASWRGKEVMRSLPKKSNRVASALQQQQRQKFAMVNDFLGGVQPVIKRYYGSDSGIKTRRNQAMSYLMREALVFNDPDYEWDYSKVLISRGDLTGMEDATLDVAAGAISVTWTDNSEQGEALANDQLVLVVYDPATKAVVYSLAAGERADEAAALAMPSYLDGAEVQVWATFVAADEKLFATSLYLGSITVI; via the coding sequence ATGGGTACATACAACAAGGGCATCTTAGGTGCATTTTCTGGCAAAGTAGGGCCAGTAGTGGGCGCATCATGGCGCGGTAAAGAGGTAATGCGTAGTTTACCTAAAAAAAGTAATCGTGTGGCATCTGCGTTGCAACAACAGCAACGGCAAAAGTTTGCTATGGTAAATGACTTTTTAGGCGGTGTTCAACCGGTAATTAAACGCTATTATGGTAGTGACTCGGGCATTAAAACCCGCAGAAATCAGGCGATGTCCTATTTAATGCGAGAAGCCTTGGTGTTTAACGATCCTGACTATGAATGGGATTATTCAAAGGTGTTGATTAGCCGAGGTGATTTAACCGGTATGGAAGACGCTACACTGGATGTTGCAGCAGGTGCTATTTCGGTGACTTGGACCGATAACAGTGAACAAGGCGAAGCACTTGCCAATGACCAACTGGTGCTGGTGGTGTATGACCCAGCGACTAAGGCGGTAGTGTATAGTTTAGCCGCGGGTGAGCGTGCTGATGAAGCAGCTGCTTTAGCCATGCCTAGTTATTTAGACGGTGCCGAAGTGCAGGTATGGGCGACTTTTGTAGCTGCCGATGAAAAACTATTTGCCACCAGCTTGTATTTAGGTAGTATTACCGTGATTTAA
- the pheT gene encoding phenylalanine--tRNA ligase subunit beta — translation MRISYNWLKQFIKIDWKSEEVSALLTDLGLEVEAVDAFESIPGGLQGIVVGHVLTCEKHPDADKLKITTVDLGDGNAPVQIVCGASNVAAGQKVPVATIGTKLFDKEGNAFEIKKGKIRGQESHGMICAEDEIGLGDSHDGIMILADDLQPGTPASKVFNIEVDEVFEIGLTPNRADAMSHMGVARDLRAGLSQTNVNTELITPSVSKFKIDKRTLKIDVKVDDAKLAPRYAGVTISGVSVKPSPTWLQNRLKAIGLTPKNNIVDVTNYVLHELGQPLHAFDAAKIKGNKITVKTVTAGTKFTTLDGTERTLHEEDLMICDENGPMCMAGVFGGIDSGVSETTNAIFLESAYFNPVAIRKSAKRHTLSTDASFRFERGIDPEITVYALKRAALLIQEVAGGEVTSDIIDIYPKKIEDFKVFLTFDKVYKLIGEELKKETIKKVLASLDIKVNSISDAGLGLSIPSYRVDVQREVDVIEEILRVYGYNSIKIPNKINASVSNSGRTEEFKVQNIIANQLCSLGFHEMMANSLTTSNYIGLSEQVKEEETVAMLNPLSSDLSVLRQSLLFSALEALSYNINRRNTDLKLFEFGKTYHKIEGIYTEKKHLTLSMTGNTAAENWNAPQKASDFFIFKGMVMAVLAKLNLDKKVKTVPVSHDIFSEGIGLAIGTEIIIELGMIKKTVVKHFDIKQHVFFADFNWDAIQKYVSNKIKLTEIPKFPEVRRDLALLVDSSITFEQCYTIAKQTEKGLLKEINLFDVYEGKNLPEGKKSYALSFILQDNSKTLTDVQIDKIMSKLLNNFETQLGATLRS, via the coding sequence ATGCGTATATCCTACAATTGGTTAAAACAATTTATTAAAATCGACTGGAAATCAGAAGAAGTATCAGCCTTATTAACAGATTTAGGTTTAGAAGTTGAAGCTGTAGATGCCTTTGAAAGCATTCCTGGTGGACTTCAAGGTATTGTTGTTGGGCATGTGTTAACTTGCGAAAAACACCCTGACGCGGATAAATTAAAAATTACAACTGTTGATTTAGGCGACGGAAACGCACCCGTACAAATTGTGTGTGGCGCAAGTAATGTAGCAGCAGGGCAAAAAGTACCTGTAGCAACAATTGGAACCAAATTGTTTGATAAAGAAGGGAACGCATTTGAAATTAAAAAAGGTAAAATAAGAGGTCAAGAAAGTCATGGGATGATTTGTGCCGAAGACGAAATAGGTCTTGGAGATAGTCATGACGGCATTATGATTTTGGCTGATGATTTACAACCAGGAACGCCTGCTAGTAAAGTATTCAATATAGAAGTAGATGAAGTATTTGAAATTGGCCTAACTCCAAATCGTGCTGACGCAATGAGCCACATGGGTGTTGCCCGTGATTTAAGAGCGGGATTAAGCCAAACTAATGTCAACACAGAATTAATCACACCTTCGGTAAGTAAGTTCAAAATTGACAAAAGAACCCTAAAAATTGATGTTAAAGTTGACGATGCTAAATTAGCTCCTCGCTATGCTGGTGTTACAATTTCTGGTGTTTCTGTTAAACCCTCACCTACTTGGTTACAAAATAGATTAAAAGCTATTGGGTTAACCCCAAAAAACAATATTGTAGATGTTACTAATTACGTATTACACGAGCTAGGACAACCTCTACATGCTTTTGATGCAGCAAAAATAAAAGGCAATAAAATTACCGTTAAAACCGTGACGGCGGGAACTAAATTTACCACCCTCGACGGAACGGAACGCACACTACATGAAGAAGATTTAATGATTTGTGATGAAAATGGTCCAATGTGTATGGCAGGTGTATTTGGCGGTATAGATTCAGGAGTTTCAGAAACTACAAATGCTATATTTTTAGAAAGTGCGTATTTTAATCCTGTTGCTATTCGTAAATCTGCAAAAAGACACACACTCAGTACAGATGCTTCGTTTAGATTTGAAAGAGGAATTGATCCCGAGATTACAGTATATGCCTTAAAAAGAGCAGCGCTTCTTATACAAGAAGTTGCAGGCGGAGAAGTTACGTCAGACATTATAGACATTTATCCGAAAAAAATTGAAGATTTTAAAGTGTTCTTGACCTTTGATAAAGTATATAAATTAATTGGAGAAGAACTTAAAAAAGAAACCATAAAAAAAGTACTAGCTTCTCTTGATATTAAAGTAAATAGTATTTCTGACGCAGGCTTAGGTTTAAGTATTCCTTCTTACCGTGTGGATGTTCAACGAGAAGTAGATGTTATTGAAGAAATTCTAAGGGTGTATGGTTACAACAGCATTAAAATACCTAATAAAATTAATGCTTCTGTTTCAAATTCAGGACGTACCGAAGAATTCAAAGTACAAAACATCATTGCTAATCAATTATGTAGTTTAGGTTTTCATGAAATGATGGCTAACTCGCTTACTACTTCTAACTATATTGGTTTATCTGAACAAGTAAAAGAAGAAGAAACTGTAGCTATGTTAAACCCGTTGAGTAGTGATTTATCTGTTCTAAGACAATCGTTATTGTTTTCGGCATTAGAAGCATTGTCTTATAATATTAATCGAAGAAATACCGATTTAAAACTATTTGAATTTGGGAAAACCTATCATAAAATCGAAGGTATTTACACAGAGAAAAAACACCTTACCCTTTCTATGACAGGAAACACAGCCGCTGAAAACTGGAATGCACCTCAAAAAGCAAGTGATTTCTTTATATTTAAAGGAATGGTTATGGCAGTTTTAGCTAAACTTAATTTAGATAAAAAAGTAAAGACAGTTCCTGTAAGTCACGATATTTTTAGTGAAGGTATTGGTTTAGCTATTGGTACCGAAATCATTATTGAATTAGGTATGATTAAGAAAACAGTAGTAAAGCATTTTGACATCAAACAGCATGTGTTTTTTGCTGACTTTAATTGGGACGCGATTCAAAAATACGTTTCAAACAAAATCAAACTTACAGAAATACCAAAATTCCCAGAAGTAAGAAGAGATTTAGCTCTTTTAGTAGACAGTTCTATTACTTTTGAACAGTGTTATACAATTGCTAAACAAACTGAAAAAGGGCTGTTAAAAGAAATTAATTTATTTGATGTATATGAAGGTAAAAACTTACCCGAAGGTAAAAAATCTTATGCATTAAGCTTTATTTTACAAGACAATTCAAAAACGTTAACCGACGTACAAATTGATAAAATTATGTCTAAACTACTCAATAATTTTGAAACACAGTTAGGCGCTACTTTGAGAAGTTAA